From the Cryomorphaceae bacterium genome, the window TCACCGTTCGGGCGAAACCGAAGATACCACCATAGCCGATTTGGCTGTGGCGCTCCAAACCATGCAAATTAAAACAGGCTCTGCTTCGCGCAGCGACAGGGTGGCGAAATACAACCAACTTCTTCGCATCGAGGAGCAGCTTGGCAAGATGGCCTTTTACCCGGGCCGTGCCGCTTTGAGAATGTGAGAGTGAGACTCAGGGCTCGCATTATCTCAGAGCCTTCGGTTTCTCGGTGAAGATTCTTTGTCAGACTGGATGTTTTGGCCTTAAAGCTTTCCATAATGCCTGCGCCTAGTGAAAAATCATCGATGGAATTCATTTCAACACCCTCGCCTCTTCAGGAACTTACATCACCATTGTTTGAGCGCAAAGGGCTGTTTGTCTGGGTTAAGCGAGATGATCTCATCCACCCGGTCATTTCGGGCAATAAATGGCGAAAGCTGAAATATAATTTGCAGGAGGCCCGGCGTCGCGGTTGTACGCGTATCCTCACTTTTGGTGGAGCTTATAGCAACCACCTGCACGCCACGGCAGGAGCCTGCGCCATGTTGGGAATGTCGTCGATTGGAGTGGTGCGAGGCGAAGAAACACTGCCTCTCAACAGCACATTGCGCTTTGCAACAGAGCAGGGAATGCACCTGCAGTATGTGTCGCGCTCTGAATACCGCCTGCGAAATGAGGAAACTTTTCAGCGTGCTTTGCTGGATGATTATCCCGGTTCATACCTTGTGCCTGAGGGCGGGGCCAACGCGGCCGGAGTGCGCGGTTGCAAGGAGATTGTTGAGGAAGTGGCCATGCCTTTTGACAAAGTTGCGGTGGCTTGTGGAACCGGAACCACATTGGCGGGAATCGCAATGGCTTTGCAACCCGGTCAGCAGGCTATGGGCTTTTCGGCACTGAAGAACGGCGCTTTTCTGGATGATGAAGTAGCCGCACTTGTGGCTGCAGAAGGCCACAGTAGCGCTTCGCGCAATTGGACCATCCAAACGGAATACCATTTTGGAGGATACGCCCGCGTTACTCCTGATCTTATTGCCTTTATGCAGCATTTTTACAGGGAGCACGGTTTTAAGCTCGATCCCGTGTACACGGCCAAAATGTTTTTTGGTGTGTGGGATATGATCGATAGGGGCGCCTTTGCGCGTGGTACCACCTTGCTCCTTGTTCACACCGGTGGCCTGCAGGGATTGCAGGGAATGGAAGAGAGGTGGGGGTGGTGAGTGAGTGATGGTGAATCGTGAAATCTCATAGCAATCTTCCCATACAATTTTTCGGTTGAAGTCTCATATTTCAATGGGTTCGCATTTTTTGGCCCAATTCACCATCCCGAAGGGATTGAACCTACATAGCATTGCATGTAGTGGGATAAATTCGACCCCGACGGGGTCGTACCTTTTTGTGGTTTGATTGTCTTTATACATTCGACCCTTTCAGGGTCTTATTCTATCCATTCGAAAAGGTATTCATCCTGATGTTCAATCTGGTATTTGGCCAAAAAGTCTTTGTATTCCTCTTTGAACGTTCTTTTTCGATGATGCTCTTTTTGATTCTGAATGTATCTAATCACATTGTCCAGGGCCGAGTGGGAATAAGAAAATGCCTATAGCATTCTTCCCATACAATTTTTCGGTTGCAGCCTCATATTTCAATGGATTCGCATTTTTTGGCCCAATTCACCATCCCGAAGGGATTGAACCTACATAGCATTGCATGTAGTGGGATAAATTCGACCCCGAC encodes:
- a CDS encoding 1-aminocyclopropane-1-carboxylate deaminase/D-cysteine desulfhydrase, which codes for MEFISTPSPLQELTSPLFERKGLFVWVKRDDLIHPVISGNKWRKLKYNLQEARRRGCTRILTFGGAYSNHLHATAGACAMLGMSSIGVVRGEETLPLNSTLRFATEQGMHLQYVSRSEYRLRNEETFQRALLDDYPGSYLVPEGGANAAGVRGCKEIVEEVAMPFDKVAVACGTGTTLAGIAMALQPGQQAMGFSALKNGAFLDDEVAALVAAEGHSSASRNWTIQTEYHFGGYARVTPDLIAFMQHFYREHGFKLDPVYTAKMFFGVWDMIDRGAFARGTTLLLVHTGGLQGLQGMEERWGW